Proteins from one Ramlibacter sp. PS4R-6 genomic window:
- the hpaH gene encoding 2-oxo-hept-4-ene-1,7-dioate hydratase — MSFTQEQVQALARELHESERTRVQVEHFSKRFPGMAIEDGYAVSRAWVALKVAEGRKPIGHKIGLTSRAMQLSSQIDEPDYGTLLDDMLFAPGDIPIGRFIAPRVEVELAFVLKRRLEGEHVGVEDVIAATEYVTPAIEIIDARIEQFDRTTKAPRKVQDTISDNAANAGIVIGGRKLHPRELDLPWCGAILRCNGIVEETGLAAGVQGHPAIGVAWLAKKLAPWGEGLQPGEIVLAGSFTRPVAAKAGDAFDADYGPLGRFEFRFVQEGQR; from the coding sequence ATGAGCTTCACCCAAGAACAGGTCCAGGCGCTCGCGCGCGAACTGCACGAGAGCGAACGCACGCGCGTGCAGGTGGAGCATTTCTCCAAGCGCTTTCCCGGCATGGCCATCGAGGACGGCTATGCCGTCTCGCGGGCCTGGGTCGCCTTGAAGGTTGCCGAAGGCCGCAAGCCCATCGGCCACAAGATCGGCCTGACCTCGCGCGCCATGCAGTTGTCCAGCCAGATCGACGAGCCCGACTACGGCACGCTGCTCGACGACATGTTGTTCGCGCCGGGCGACATCCCCATCGGGCGCTTCATCGCGCCGCGCGTCGAGGTGGAGCTCGCCTTCGTCCTCAAGCGCCGGCTCGAAGGCGAGCACGTCGGCGTCGAGGACGTGATCGCCGCCACCGAGTACGTCACGCCCGCCATCGAGATCATCGACGCGCGCATCGAGCAGTTCGACCGCACCACCAAGGCGCCGCGCAAGGTGCAGGACACCATCAGCGACAACGCCGCCAACGCCGGCATCGTGATCGGCGGGCGCAAGCTGCACCCGCGCGAGCTCGACCTGCCCTGGTGCGGCGCCATCCTGCGCTGCAACGGCATCGTGGAGGAGACCGGCCTGGCCGCCGGCGTGCAAGGCCACCCGGCGATCGGCGTAGCATGGCTGGCGAAGAAGCTCGCGCCCTGGGGCGAGGGCCTGCAGCCCGGCGAGATCGTGCTGGCCGGGTCGTTCACGCGGCCCGTGGCCGCGAAGGCCGGCGACGCCTTCGACGCCGACTACGGCCCGCTCGGGCGTTTCGAGTTCCGCTTCGTCCAGGAAGGACAACGATGA
- a CDS encoding SDR family oxidoreductase has translation MDLHIAGRKAIVCASSQGLGRACATSLAREGVKVFINGRDAAKLAATAQEIAAETGGEVVPVAADITTDAGRAALVAACPDADILVTNNAGPTPGKFEDWDHDAYIAVFEQNFLPAALLIRALLPGMRQRRFGRIVNITSAMVKSPRAHQGLSTAARTALTALSKAISTEAVVDNVTINNLLPERIDSPRQQYLIERQAKLDGIPVEAARQKLTDTIAAKRFGRPEEFADMCAYLCSEQASFICGQNIQLDGGSYRGIV, from the coding sequence ATGGACCTGCACATCGCCGGCCGCAAGGCCATCGTCTGCGCCTCCTCGCAGGGGCTGGGCCGCGCCTGCGCCACCTCGCTGGCGCGCGAAGGCGTGAAGGTGTTCATCAACGGCCGCGACGCCGCCAAGCTCGCTGCCACCGCGCAGGAGATCGCGGCGGAAACCGGCGGCGAGGTGGTGCCGGTGGCCGCGGACATCACGACCGACGCCGGCCGCGCGGCGCTCGTCGCCGCCTGCCCCGACGCCGACATCCTGGTGACCAACAACGCCGGGCCCACACCGGGCAAGTTCGAGGACTGGGACCACGACGCCTACATCGCGGTGTTCGAGCAGAACTTCCTGCCGGCCGCGCTCCTGATCCGCGCGTTGCTGCCCGGCATGCGCCAGCGCCGGTTTGGCCGCATCGTGAACATCACGTCGGCCATGGTGAAGTCGCCGCGCGCCCACCAGGGCCTGTCGACGGCCGCCCGCACCGCGCTCACGGCCCTGAGCAAGGCCATCTCCACCGAGGCGGTGGTCGACAACGTGACGATCAACAACCTGCTGCCCGAGCGCATCGACTCGCCGCGCCAGCAGTACCTGATCGAGCGGCAGGCCAAGCTGGATGGCATCCCGGTGGAGGCCGCGCGGCAGAAGCTCACCGACACCATCGCCGCCAAACGTTTCGGCCGGCCCGAGGAGTTCGCCGACATGTGCGCCTACCTGTGCTCGGAGCAGGCGTCTTTCATCTGCGGGCAAAACATCCAGCTGGATGGCGGCTCGTACCGCGGCATCGTCTAA
- a CDS encoding 5-carboxymethyl-2-hydroxymuconate isomerase has protein sequence MPHCVILYTPNVDAMTDMGGLCRSLADAMLTVLDEAGKQVFPTGGTRVLAYPAAHYAVADGKGDYAFVYVNVRMGTGRSDAVKQKAGDTLLEVVKKHFAQVFDQNLIGITVQVDESPGQVYDAKHSTLHPLFNK, from the coding sequence ATGCCCCACTGCGTCATCCTCTACACGCCCAACGTCGATGCCATGACGGACATGGGTGGGCTATGCCGGTCGCTCGCCGACGCGATGCTCACGGTGCTCGATGAAGCGGGCAAGCAGGTGTTCCCCACCGGCGGCACGCGCGTCCTGGCCTATCCGGCCGCGCACTACGCGGTGGCCGACGGCAAGGGCGACTACGCGTTCGTGTACGTGAACGTGCGCATGGGCACGGGGCGCAGCGATGCGGTGAAGCAGAAGGCCGGTGACACCTTGCTGGAGGTGGTCAAGAAGCATTTCGCGCAGGTGTTCGACCAGAACCTCATCGGCATCACCGTGCAGGTGGACGAAAGCCCCGGCCAGGTCTACGACGCCAAGCACAGCACCCTCCATCCACTGTTCAACAAATGA
- a CDS encoding glycerate kinase: MDFQKIVLPILGAVLVAIGWRIAGWGGVALAVGAMVMYLLLHFNRMMAVLQKAANRPKGYVGSAVMLNAKLKPGVNMLHVMALTNSLGEPLSPQGQQPEVFRWTDGTGSHVTCDFANGRLVKWDLYRPPAEEDAPAAPAP; the protein is encoded by the coding sequence ATGGACTTCCAGAAGATCGTTCTGCCCATCCTGGGCGCGGTGCTCGTCGCCATCGGCTGGCGCATCGCGGGCTGGGGCGGCGTCGCGCTGGCCGTCGGCGCCATGGTGATGTACCTGCTGCTGCACTTCAACCGCATGATGGCCGTGCTGCAAAAAGCCGCCAACCGTCCCAAGGGCTACGTCGGCAGCGCCGTGATGCTCAACGCCAAGCTCAAGCCGGGCGTGAACATGCTGCACGTGATGGCGCTGACGAACTCGCTGGGCGAGCCGCTGTCGCCGCAGGGCCAGCAGCCCGAGGTCTTCCGCTGGACCGACGGGACGGGCTCGCACGTCACCTGCGATTTCGCCAATGGCCGCCTCGTCAAGTGGGACCTGTACCGCCCGCCCGCGGAGGAAGACGCGCCGGCCGCTCCCGCGCCGTAA
- the hpaR gene encoding homoprotocatechuate degradation operon regulator HpaR → MATTAFKHRNLPRLLLQAREAVMTNTRPSLRVHGLSDQQWRVLRVLGEHGTVETGRVAREAFILGPSLTGVLTRMERDGLIRRERDPADQRRTVVQATAKGKRLVDKLSHTVEAHYAWMEKSLGKARLAQLYDLLDRVIALEGASPDD, encoded by the coding sequence ATGGCTACCACCGCATTCAAGCACCGCAACCTTCCGCGCCTGCTGCTGCAGGCGCGGGAGGCGGTCATGACCAACACGCGTCCCAGCCTGCGCGTGCACGGCCTGTCGGACCAGCAGTGGCGCGTGCTGCGCGTGCTGGGCGAGCACGGCACGGTGGAAACCGGCCGGGTCGCCCGCGAGGCCTTCATCCTCGGCCCCAGCCTGACCGGCGTGCTCACGCGCATGGAGCGCGACGGGCTCATCCGGCGCGAGCGCGACCCGGCGGACCAGCGCCGCACCGTGGTCCAGGCCACCGCCAAGGGCAAGCGCCTGGTCGACAAGCTCTCCCACACCGTCGAGGCGCACTACGCCTGGATGGAAAAGTCGCTGGGCAAGGCGCGCCTGGCCCAGCTGTACGACCTCCTGGACCGGGTGATTGCGCTGGAAGGCGCTTCGCCCGACGATTGA
- a CDS encoding branched-chain amino acid transaminase: MSALPSMADRDGKIWMDGEMVDWRNAKIHVLTHTLHYGCGAFEGVRAYNTVNGTAIFRLQEHTDRLFNSAKILRMQLPFTKEQVNEAQKAVVRANKLESCYIRPLTWIGSQKLGVSPKGNQIHLMVAAWAWGAYLGEEGLKRGIRVKTSSYTRHHVNITMTQAKAVSNYSNSILANMEALDDGYDEALLLDSTGFVSEGAGENIFLIKDGVIYTPDLSAGALNGITRNTVFHIAKDLGLDIVQKRITRDEVYISDEAFFTGTAAEVTPIRELDRVQIGAGSRGPITEKIQSGFFDIVNGRNAKYAHWLTKV; this comes from the coding sequence ATGAGCGCACTACCGTCCATGGCCGACCGCGACGGCAAGATCTGGATGGATGGCGAGATGGTGGATTGGCGCAATGCCAAGATCCACGTCCTCACGCACACCTTGCATTACGGCTGCGGCGCTTTCGAAGGCGTGCGGGCCTACAACACCGTCAACGGCACGGCCATCTTCCGCCTGCAGGAACACACCGACCGCCTCTTCAACAGCGCCAAGATCCTGCGCATGCAATTGCCCTTCACGAAGGAGCAGGTGAACGAGGCGCAGAAGGCGGTGGTGCGCGCCAACAAGCTGGAGAGCTGCTACATCCGCCCGCTCACGTGGATCGGCTCGCAGAAGCTGGGCGTCAGCCCCAAGGGCAACCAGATCCACCTGATGGTCGCGGCCTGGGCCTGGGGCGCCTACCTGGGCGAAGAGGGCCTCAAGCGCGGCATCCGCGTGAAGACCTCCAGCTACACGCGCCACCACGTCAACATCACGATGACGCAGGCCAAGGCGGTGAGCAACTACAGCAACTCCATCCTCGCCAACATGGAAGCGCTGGACGACGGCTACGACGAGGCGCTGCTGCTCGATTCCACCGGCTTCGTCTCCGAAGGCGCGGGCGAGAACATCTTCCTCATCAAGGACGGCGTGATCTACACGCCGGATCTTTCGGCCGGCGCGCTCAACGGCATCACGCGCAACACCGTGTTCCACATCGCCAAGGACCTGGGCCTGGACATCGTGCAGAAGCGCATCACGCGCGACGAGGTCTACATCAGCGACGAGGCGTTTTTCACCGGCACGGCCGCGGAGGTCACGCCCATCCGCGAACTCGACCGCGTGCAGATCGGCGCGGGCTCGCGCGGGCCCATCACGGAGAAGATCCAGTCGGGCTTCTTCGACATCGTCAACGGCCGCAACGCCAAGTACGCCCACTGGCTCACCAAGGTCTGA
- the hpaE gene encoding 5-carboxymethyl-2-hydroxymuconate semialdehyde dehydrogenase encodes MRIDHLINGKPVTGHDYFETVNPATQDVLAEVASGGEAEVNAAVLAAKDAFPKWAGLPAPQRARLMRRLGDLIAANVPQLAQTETDDTGQPIAQTGKQLIPRAADNFNYFAEMCVRVDGHTYPTDTHLNYTLFHPVGVCALVSPWNVPFMTATWKVAPCLAFGNTAVLKMSELSPMTAARLGELALEAGIPPGVLNIVHGFGKQAGEPLVRHPDVRAISFTGSTATGNRIVKEAGLKKFSMELGGKSPFVVFDDANLERALDAAVFMIFSNNGERCTAGSRILVQKSVYADFAQKFVARAKKLAIGDPLDESTILGPMVSQGHLAKVRSYIELGPKEGATLLCGGLDAPLVPDRVKKGNYVMPTVFADVDNAMKIAQDEIFGPVACLIPFEDEADAICIANDIPYGLSSYVFTENAGRALRVAAAIEAGMCFVNSQNVRDLRQPFGGTKASGVGREGGTWSYEVFLEPKNVAVSLGSHHIPHWGA; translated from the coding sequence ATGCGCATCGACCACCTCATCAACGGCAAGCCCGTCACCGGCCACGACTATTTCGAAACGGTGAACCCCGCCACGCAGGACGTGCTGGCGGAAGTCGCCTCGGGCGGCGAGGCGGAAGTCAACGCCGCCGTGCTGGCCGCCAAAGACGCCTTCCCCAAATGGGCCGGCCTGCCGGCGCCCCAACGCGCCAGGCTGATGCGCCGCCTGGGCGACCTGATCGCCGCCAACGTGCCGCAGCTGGCGCAGACGGAAACCGACGACACCGGCCAACCGATCGCGCAGACCGGCAAGCAGCTGATCCCGCGCGCCGCCGACAACTTCAATTACTTCGCCGAGATGTGCGTGCGCGTGGACGGGCACACCTACCCGACCGACACGCACCTGAACTACACACTCTTCCACCCGGTGGGCGTCTGCGCCTTGGTCTCGCCGTGGAACGTGCCTTTCATGACGGCGACGTGGAAGGTCGCGCCCTGCCTCGCGTTCGGCAACACGGCCGTGCTGAAGATGAGCGAGCTGTCGCCGATGACCGCGGCTCGGCTGGGCGAGCTGGCGCTGGAAGCCGGCATCCCGCCCGGCGTGCTGAACATCGTGCACGGTTTCGGCAAGCAGGCGGGCGAGCCGCTGGTGCGCCATCCCGATGTCCGCGCGATCTCCTTCACGGGTTCGACCGCCACCGGCAACCGCATCGTCAAGGAAGCGGGCCTGAAGAAGTTTTCGATGGAACTGGGTGGCAAGTCGCCCTTCGTCGTCTTCGACGACGCGAACCTCGAGCGCGCGCTCGATGCCGCCGTGTTCATGATCTTCTCGAACAACGGCGAGCGCTGCACCGCGGGCTCGCGCATCCTGGTGCAGAAGTCCGTCTACGCCGACTTCGCGCAGAAGTTCGTGGCGCGCGCCAAGAAGCTCGCCATCGGCGACCCGCTGGACGAGAGCACCATCCTCGGGCCGATGGTGTCGCAGGGGCACCTGGCGAAGGTGCGCAGCTACATCGAACTGGGCCCCAAGGAAGGTGCGACGCTCCTGTGCGGCGGGCTCGATGCGCCGCTGGTGCCCGACCGCGTGAAGAAGGGCAACTACGTGATGCCCACGGTGTTCGCCGATGTCGACAACGCCATGAAGATCGCGCAGGACGAGATCTTCGGGCCGGTGGCCTGCCTGATCCCCTTCGAGGATGAAGCGGACGCGATCTGCATCGCCAACGACATTCCCTACGGCTTGTCGAGCTATGTGTTCACGGAGAACGCGGGGCGTGCATTGCGCGTGGCGGCGGCGATCGAGGCCGGCATGTGCTTCGTCAACAGCCAGAACGTGCGCGACCTGCGCCAGCCCTTCGGCGGCACCAAGGCATCGGGCGTGGGGCGCGAAGGCGGCACCTGGAGCTACGAGGTGTTCCTGGAGCCGAAGAACGTGGCGGTGTCGCTGGGTTCGCACCACATCCCGCATTGGGGGGCATGA
- a CDS encoding class II aldolase/adducin family protein: MNAVLKTRIHPDEWAARVQLAACYRIFDLLGWTEMIYNHITVRLPDSVTGGRKHFLINPFGLHYSEVTASNLVKIDTEGNKLDDNPWPVNPAGFTVHSAIHQHIPEAHCVMHTHTTTGLAVACTEGGLAQNNFYSAQLHGMVAYHDFEGITVHAEEAPRLLKAIGDKPAVILRNHGLLTWGRTVPLAFVTLWTLQRACEIQVAQAALGPAIPVPEAVAIKTTSDSFQWDQRFGGGQDVFDALVRRIDRTDTSYRN; this comes from the coding sequence ATGAACGCCGTCCTCAAGACCCGCATACACCCCGACGAATGGGCCGCGCGCGTGCAGCTCGCGGCCTGCTACCGCATCTTCGACCTGCTGGGCTGGACGGAGATGATCTACAACCACATCACGGTGCGCCTGCCCGACAGCGTCACCGGCGGGCGCAAGCACTTCCTGATCAATCCCTTCGGCCTGCACTACAGCGAAGTGACGGCCAGCAACCTGGTGAAGATCGACACGGAGGGCAACAAGCTCGACGACAACCCGTGGCCGGTCAACCCGGCGGGGTTCACGGTGCATTCCGCGATCCACCAGCACATCCCCGAGGCGCATTGCGTGATGCACACGCACACCACGACGGGCCTCGCGGTGGCGTGCACCGAAGGCGGCCTGGCGCAGAACAATTTTTATTCCGCGCAGTTGCACGGCATGGTGGCCTACCACGACTTCGAAGGCATCACGGTGCACGCCGAGGAGGCGCCGCGCCTGCTGAAGGCCATCGGCGACAAGCCGGCGGTGATCCTGCGCAACCACGGCCTGCTCACCTGGGGCCGCACGGTGCCGCTCGCCTTCGTGACCCTGTGGACGCTGCAGCGGGCGTGCGAGATCCAGGTGGCGCAGGCGGCCCTCGGCCCGGCGATCCCGGTGCCCGAGGCAGTCGCGATCAAGACGACCTCCGACTCCTTCCAGTGGGACCAGCGCTTCGGCGGCGGGCAGGATGTCTTCGACGCGCTGGTGCGGCGCATCGACCGGACCGACACCAGCTACAGGAACTGA
- a CDS encoding M48 family metallopeptidase: protein MKKLIAAAFALLLAFACTVHAADNAPAAPDNKQFVIKPIDDAWRAALPRDAEAATQAFMDRLPKETVERANNYFEGGYWLLLWNLVLGLAITWVLLAGGRSARFRDWAYRKARRPFLADAIFAMGYWLAAWVLSAPLAIYQNFIREHQYGMATQGFGAWFGEQLIALAIGIVVSAILVPPLFAFIRKLADRWWLAATGLVLAFQVLAMVVAPVWIEPLFNTYKPVTDPVIKASVLAMAHANGVPANDIYEVDASRQTTRVSANVSGGFGNAQIRLNDNLLRKSSLGEIRSVMGHELGHYVMNHQYKFLVMLAFLFMVGFAFTQWGTRAALRRWGEGWGLKGEGDVAALPLLAAVVSVFFFVATPVTNTLIRVQEIEADRFALNLAQEPIAEAEVDLKLTEYRKPDPGPIEEFLFFDHPSTRFRVHDAMRWREAMRKDAPDKPWSAAKP, encoded by the coding sequence ATGAAGAAGCTCATCGCAGCGGCGTTCGCGCTGCTGCTCGCATTCGCGTGCACGGTGCACGCGGCGGACAACGCGCCGGCGGCGCCGGACAACAAGCAGTTCGTCATCAAGCCCATCGACGACGCGTGGCGCGCGGCGCTGCCGCGCGATGCCGAGGCGGCGACGCAGGCCTTCATGGACCGCCTGCCGAAGGAGACGGTCGAGCGCGCCAACAACTACTTCGAGGGCGGCTACTGGCTGCTGCTGTGGAACCTGGTGCTGGGCCTGGCCATCACATGGGTGCTGTTGGCCGGCGGCCGTTCGGCGCGTTTTCGCGACTGGGCCTACCGCAAGGCCAGGCGGCCGTTCCTCGCCGACGCCATCTTCGCGATGGGTTACTGGCTGGCGGCCTGGGTGCTGAGCGCGCCGCTGGCCATCTACCAGAACTTCATCCGCGAACACCAGTACGGCATGGCCACGCAGGGATTCGGCGCGTGGTTCGGCGAGCAATTGATTGCCCTGGCGATCGGGATCGTCGTGTCGGCCATCCTCGTGCCGCCGCTCTTCGCCTTCATCCGCAAGTTGGCCGACCGCTGGTGGCTGGCGGCGACCGGCCTCGTGCTGGCCTTCCAGGTGCTGGCGATGGTGGTCGCGCCGGTGTGGATCGAGCCGCTCTTCAACACCTACAAGCCCGTCACCGACCCCGTGATCAAGGCCTCCGTGCTGGCGATGGCGCACGCCAACGGCGTTCCGGCCAACGACATCTACGAGGTCGACGCGTCGCGCCAGACCACGCGCGTGAGCGCCAATGTCTCCGGCGGCTTCGGCAACGCGCAGATCCGCCTGAACGACAACCTGCTGCGCAAGTCGTCGCTGGGCGAGATCCGCTCCGTCATGGGCCACGAGCTCGGGCACTACGTCATGAACCACCAGTACAAGTTCCTCGTGATGCTGGCGTTCCTCTTCATGGTCGGCTTCGCGTTCACGCAATGGGGCACGCGCGCGGCCCTGCGGCGCTGGGGCGAAGGCTGGGGCCTGAAAGGCGAGGGCGACGTCGCCGCGCTGCCGCTGCTGGCGGCGGTGGTCTCCGTCTTCTTCTTCGTCGCCACGCCCGTGACCAACACGCTCATCCGCGTGCAGGAGATCGAGGCCGACCGCTTCGCGCTGAACCTGGCGCAGGAGCCGATCGCCGAAGCCGAGGTGGACCTGAAGCTCACCGAATACCGCAAGCCCGACCCGGGCCCGATCGAGGAATTCCTGTTTTTCGACCACCCGAGCACGCGCTTCCGCGTGCACGATGCCATGCGCTGGCGCGAAGCGATGCGCAAGGACGCCCCTGACAAGCCGTGGTCAGCGGCGAAGCCATAA
- the radA gene encoding DNA repair protein RadA has protein sequence MAKDKTTYSCTECGGTSAKWLGKCPHCEAWNTLIETVPEQASPGRNRFASLAKPSEVAVLSEIEASEVERTPTGIGELDRVLGGGIVEGGVVLIGGDPGIGKSTLLLQALDNLQRANVPTLYVTGEESAAQVALRSRRLGLDNSQVRVLAEIQLEKILATIAATQPAIAVIDSIQTVYSDQLTSAPGSVAQVRECAAHLTRAAKAGGTAVVLVGHVTKEGALAGPRVLEHMVDTVLYFEGDTHSSFRLVRAIKNRFGAVNEIGVFAMTEKGLKGVANPSAIFLSQHDEPVPGSCVLVTLEGTRPMLVEIQALVDSGGPSPRRLSVGLDRDRLAMLLAVLHRHAGVACMDQDVFVNAVGGVRISEPAADLAVMLAITSSLRGRPLPRGFIAFGEVGLAGEVRPAPRGQERLREAAKLGFSVAIVPKANAPRKGSKDIEGLTIHAVDRIEEALEVVRGL, from the coding sequence GTGGCGAAAGACAAGACAACCTATTCCTGCACCGAGTGCGGCGGCACCAGCGCCAAGTGGCTGGGCAAGTGCCCCCACTGCGAGGCCTGGAACACCTTGATCGAGACGGTGCCCGAGCAGGCCTCGCCCGGGCGCAACCGCTTCGCGTCGCTGGCCAAGCCATCCGAGGTAGCGGTGCTCTCCGAGATCGAGGCCAGCGAGGTCGAGCGCACGCCCACCGGCATCGGTGAACTCGACCGCGTGCTCGGCGGCGGCATCGTCGAAGGCGGCGTGGTGCTGATCGGCGGCGACCCGGGCATCGGCAAGTCCACGCTGTTGCTGCAGGCGCTGGACAACCTCCAGCGGGCGAACGTCCCCACGCTCTACGTCACCGGCGAGGAGAGCGCGGCGCAGGTGGCGCTGCGCTCGCGGCGCCTGGGCCTGGACAACTCGCAGGTCCGGGTGCTGGCGGAAATCCAGCTCGAGAAGATCCTCGCGACCATCGCGGCGACGCAACCCGCCATCGCCGTCATCGACTCGATCCAGACGGTGTATTCCGACCAGCTCACTTCGGCGCCCGGTTCGGTGGCGCAGGTGCGCGAGTGCGCGGCGCACCTCACGCGCGCCGCCAAGGCTGGCGGCACGGCCGTCGTGCTGGTGGGCCACGTCACCAAGGAAGGGGCGCTCGCCGGCCCGCGCGTGCTCGAGCACATGGTCGACACGGTGCTGTACTTCGAGGGCGACACGCATTCGAGCTTCCGCCTGGTGCGCGCGATCAAGAACCGCTTCGGCGCCGTCAACGAGATCGGCGTGTTCGCGATGACCGAGAAGGGCCTGAAAGGTGTCGCCAATCCCAGCGCCATCTTCCTGTCGCAGCACGACGAGCCCGTGCCGGGCAGTTGCGTGCTGGTCACGTTGGAAGGCACGCGCCCGATGCTGGTGGAAATCCAGGCGCTGGTGGACAGCGGCGGGCCGAGCCCGCGCCGCCTCTCGGTGGGCCTGGACCGCGACCGGCTGGCCATGCTGCTGGCCGTGCTGCACCGGCACGCGGGCGTGGCGTGCATGGACCAGGACGTGTTCGTCAACGCCGTGGGCGGCGTGCGCATCAGCGAGCCGGCGGCGGACCTCGCGGTGATGCTGGCCATCACGTCCAGCCTGCGCGGCCGGCCGCTGCCGCGCGGCTTCATCGCCTTTGGCGAGGTCGGGCTGGCGGGCGAGGTGCGGCCCGCGCCGCGCGGCCAGGAGCGCCTGCGCGAAGCCGCCAAGCTCGGCTTTTCGGTGGCCATCGTGCCCAAGGCCAATGCGCCGCGGAAGGGCTCGAAGGACATCGAGGGACTCACCATCCATGCGGTGGACCGCATCGAGGAAGCGCTCGAGGTCGTCCGGGGCCTGTGA
- the hpaD gene encoding 3,4-dihydroxyphenylacetate 2,3-dioxygenase: MGTLALAAKITHVPSMYLSEFPGPNFGCREAAISGHKEIDRRCRALGVDTIVVFDVHWQVNSEYHINCAPKFEGVYTSNELPHFIKNMPYAYPGNPALGHAIAAKANAMGVKSRAHSDTTLDLEYGTLVPMRYMNADQHYKVVSISGWCDWHDLQESGRFGLAVRHAIEQDYDGTVAIFASGSLSHHFADNGRAPEFMHKVYDPFLEQVDHRVVELWKQGDFKTFVGMLPMYADKCWGEGDMHDTAMLLGALGWDKYASPVEVVTPYFGSSGTGQINAIFPVTKLESDPN, encoded by the coding sequence ATGGGAACACTTGCACTCGCCGCCAAGATCACGCACGTGCCGTCGATGTACCTGTCGGAGTTCCCCGGCCCGAACTTTGGCTGCCGCGAGGCGGCGATCAGCGGCCACAAGGAGATCGACCGTCGCTGCCGCGCGCTCGGCGTGGACACCATCGTGGTGTTCGACGTGCACTGGCAGGTGAACAGCGAATACCACATCAACTGCGCGCCGAAGTTCGAGGGCGTGTACACCAGCAACGAGCTGCCGCACTTCATCAAGAACATGCCGTACGCCTACCCGGGCAACCCGGCGCTGGGCCATGCGATCGCCGCCAAGGCCAACGCGATGGGCGTGAAGAGCCGCGCGCACTCGGACACCACGCTGGACCTGGAGTACGGCACGCTGGTGCCCATGCGCTACATGAACGCCGACCAGCACTACAAGGTGGTGAGCATCAGCGGGTGGTGCGACTGGCACGACCTGCAGGAAAGCGGCCGCTTCGGCCTGGCGGTGCGGCACGCCATCGAGCAGGACTACGACGGCACGGTGGCGATCTTCGCGAGCGGCTCGCTGTCGCACCACTTCGCCGACAACGGCCGCGCGCCGGAGTTCATGCACAAGGTGTACGACCCCTTCCTCGAACAAGTCGACCACCGCGTCGTCGAGCTGTGGAAGCAGGGCGACTTCAAGACCTTCGTCGGCATGCTGCCGATGTACGCCGACAAGTGCTGGGGCGAAGGCGACATGCACGACACGGCGATGCTGCTCGGCGCACTGGGCTGGGACAAGTACGCCTCGCCCGTCGAAGTCGTCACGCCCTACTTCGGCAGCTCGGGCACGGGGCAGATCAATGCGATCTTTCCCGTCACGAAATTGGAATCTGACCCCAATTAG
- a CDS encoding HpcH/HpaI aldolase family protein: MKTPVNAFKKAIAEKRTQYGLWVSLLGPLSTEVCAAAGFDWLLLDAEHTPNDPMNLLQQAQVIAGYPGVNTIARLPMGHGFVGQALIKQYLDIGIQTLLVPMVDTAEQARELVRCMRYPPEGIRGMAGARASGWGRNANYAKEANREVCLLVQAETREGIENLDEIAAVDGVDGVFIGPSDLSASFGHVGDPWHPEMEKIIAESFKRIQKAGKAVGILTLDEKRAKEHVAMGANFIAVGTDSNLMVKGTTALVAAFKGATPTSGKPQNY; the protein is encoded by the coding sequence ATGAAGACACCGGTCAACGCATTCAAGAAGGCGATCGCCGAGAAGCGCACGCAGTACGGGCTGTGGGTCAGCCTGCTGGGGCCGTTGAGCACCGAGGTGTGCGCAGCCGCCGGATTCGACTGGCTGTTGCTCGACGCGGAGCACACGCCCAACGACCCCATGAACCTCCTGCAGCAGGCGCAGGTGATCGCCGGCTACCCCGGCGTGAACACGATCGCGCGCCTGCCCATGGGCCACGGTTTCGTGGGCCAGGCGCTGATCAAGCAGTACCTGGACATCGGCATCCAGACGCTGCTGGTGCCGATGGTGGACACGGCCGAGCAGGCGCGCGAACTGGTGCGCTGCATGCGCTACCCGCCGGAAGGCATCCGCGGGATGGCGGGCGCGCGCGCGTCGGGCTGGGGCCGCAACGCGAACTACGCGAAGGAGGCCAACCGCGAGGTCTGCCTGCTGGTGCAGGCCGAAACGCGCGAAGGCATCGAGAACCTCGACGAGATCGCCGCGGTCGATGGCGTCGACGGCGTCTTCATCGGCCCGTCGGACCTGTCGGCTTCTTTCGGCCACGTCGGCGACCCCTGGCATCCGGAGATGGAAAAGATCATCGCCGAGTCGTTCAAACGCATCCAGAAGGCCGGCAAGGCGGTGGGCATCCTGACGCTGGACGAGAAGCGCGCGAAGGAACACGTCGCGATGGGCGCGAATTTCATCGCCGTGGGCACCGACAGCAACCTGATGGTGAAAGGCACGACCGCGCTCGTCGCGGCCTTCAAGGGCGCCACTCCCACCAGCGGCAAGCCGCAGAACTACTAG